In one Desulfoferula mesophila genomic region, the following are encoded:
- a CDS encoding SDR family NAD(P)-dependent oxidoreductase, translated as MDLLVKGKNVFLTGGGDGIGVLVAEMLAADGANIAAADMNADKVKETAAKVEAMGQKALWFELDVTDQAQVTGAVNQTIEKFGKIDILVHIPGRGERKPFQKSGPEDWQFALDLNLMGPLYSTKAVLDNMIANQGGSIVYVVSDAGRVGEVNNPVYSAAKGGVIAFSKSLARELGRHLIRVNCVALSAMDTPGGRKYQEQIAERKGITIEALQKSFLSNYLIRRFGRPQDAADAICFLCSGRAGWVTGQTLSVNGGYALF; from the coding sequence ATGGATTTGCTGGTTAAAGGTAAAAACGTCTTCCTCACCGGGGGCGGCGACGGCATCGGTGTTCTAGTGGCCGAGATGCTGGCCGCTGACGGAGCCAATATCGCGGCGGCTGACATGAACGCCGACAAGGTAAAGGAGACCGCGGCCAAGGTGGAAGCCATGGGCCAAAAGGCCCTTTGGTTCGAATTGGACGTGACTGATCAGGCCCAGGTGACCGGGGCGGTCAACCAGACCATCGAAAAATTCGGCAAAATCGACATTCTGGTGCACATCCCAGGCCGTGGAGAACGCAAGCCCTTCCAGAAGTCGGGGCCGGAGGATTGGCAATTCGCCCTGGACCTGAACCTCATGGGCCCCCTGTACTCCACCAAGGCCGTTCTAGACAACATGATCGCCAACCAGGGCGGTTCCATAGTCTACGTGGTCTCGGATGCCGGTCGGGTGGGTGAGGTGAACAACCCTGTGTACTCGGCAGCCAAGGGCGGGGTCATCGCCTTTTCCAAGTCCCTGGCCCGGGAGTTGGGCCGCCACCTGATCCGAGTTAACTGCGTGGCCCTATCGGCCATGGACACCCCCGGCGGACGCAAATATCAGGAGCAGATTGCAGAGCGCAAGGGCATCACTATTGAGGCCCTACAAAAAAGCTTCTTGTCCAACTATCTGATCCGGCGATTCGGGCGGCCCCAGGACGCAGCCGACGCAATCTGTTTCCTGTGCTCAGGCCGGGCCGGCTGGGTCACAGGGCAGACTCTGAGCGTAAACGGCGGATACGCCCTGTTCTAG